The sequence ATCTTCACAGTAACAGGAAAGGAGCTCGCTGGAGTCCAAATACATAAATTCCAATGCAGAAACATTAAGTACAGGAAGGTGACCTTGTAATGGGTTCCGGAACAGCGtattagaaattaaaataaaaaaaaaaataaaattacaccTTTCCACCAGAGCCCTAGTGATTTATAGAAGTCTTTCACAGACGTATATGTATCAGCATTTGTGTTTGCCAATATGAGACATTTAATGGTCTATGATCACAAAGGTTTAAGTGTCATGTTGGGGAGAAAGACACCTTCCATCCCTTTTCCTAAGCTGACTTCCTCTGACTGGTGTGTTTGTCATTATGACCGCTCACCAAGCAGTGTGGCCACAATGGTGACCAGTCCTGTTCCTGCTCccagctccagcacctcctTCCCCTGCAGgttcacctcctccctgttgTTGTCCAGGAAGGAGCACAAAGCCAACGCCTGCACCAAAACGAAAACCAGCAGGAATAAGTCACGCCGCTGAGGTGAGATGTAAAGAAACTCTTAGCATGTGTACAAATTACTCACTGCCGGCCACATGACTGCTCCAAAGGAGTCTATGGATTCATAGATGACGATGTCCTCCCCTGCGTAGTGGTAGATGTCTTTACCGAGGCTGCATATGACGCTGGGAGTCCAGGCCGGGGGTTTGAACCTCTGTGCAGCTGTTTGTTTCTCTAACATCTGTCCTGTAAATGTATATAAGTTCACTCACAGTCAAAcacattaaaagacaaaaatttaaattcacagtGAATAGACCCTGAcgggaaaacaaagaaataaataagcagAGGAGGTTTTGTTCTCGTCTGCGTTTGTTGCTGTTTGCAGGAtcgcacaaaaacaactgaacagataTCCCCGAAACTTGGTGTGAGTCCAGGAAGAACCCATATAGTTCTGGCAGggctctggatcagggggcggatcctgGAATTTCTTATCACCGTCATTAACATCACAACTCTGGGAGCTAtccaccctggacaggtctCTAACCTATTCCAGGGCCAAAATTCAAAGACATTCAAACCAAATTTAAAGAATCtgtgtctttggactgtgggaggaagaaaaCCTACCCtgacatggggagaacatgtaAACTCACCTGAAATGTCCTCATCGCTGGCCGTGTTGCTGCAGTTTGAATCACCCCTCTTAGGTTGGTCCTTCTCTTCTATGACGACAATGATCAtctccatctcttcatcacaatcatcctcatcttcttcttcttcttcttcttcttcttcttcttcttcttcttcttcttcttcttcttcttcttcttcttcttcttctgtatcTCTTCTCTCAGACTCAGTCTCTTCATCATAACTTTCCTGGTTGTCTCTTTCTTCATCGTCAGCCCCGTTTCCTTCGTCACTCACTCTCAGCTGATCCCGGATTTCAAACCCctcttcaccttcctcctcttcatctccatcttcttcctcgtcTCTGCTTCTCATACAAAATGTCTCCTCCAAAAAATATGTGGATAAAGCCTCCATGTAAAATATTCTGAACTgtgtgaaaaatatatattatcagTTACACATGAAAATGTATCAAACGCATTAGAGAATAAGCTTAATATTTTTTAAGGTAATAATGTTTTTAGTCTCTCTTACTATTGTCTCCATTATCATAGCCCTTGTATTAactaaaataatattataatttttttttaaatgattttcagTGAGAGAAAGCCCACTCTTAAAAACCTTAGCATGATATCCAAGCTCCTCACCTTAAGCACTTCCCCCCAAACCTTTTGAAATACAGTGAAAACCTCATGATCAGATTTCTTTGACGTCTGATGACCTACCTGCTGCCGCTCTCCGGTAAAAACTCTCAGGAGCAATGTGACTGCATCTGAAGACGTCTGCCTGCGCGGTTATAAACACTCAGCATCTTGGAGGACACACCCATCCTCACCACAAGGGCACGAGGGTATTTTTAGAGCCGTGCCCCTGAgaaatccacacaaacacacaagagcacGTAGATTCAAacgcccccacacacacaacaacaaacaacaaagatgaTTCAGAGAGGGACTCATGTCTCATCAACAGTTATAGATCTTTCTATTGGCTTTCATGACCAAATATCTCTGATTTGGACACGATGGGAGGACAGTCAGTCCAGATATAGCACGCATATTTGTGCTCAGCTTGAAAGCATCTTGACAAAGTGCCCttgaatgtgttttgtcaacaaAGGCCTCATAAACCGTTTTTAATGTCTATTAAGTTGCTGTCACTTCTACCGCAGTTGTCCTTAACGCCGAGGGTCTGTTTAGAAATACAATCTGGGCCGTGTTGCTTGCTTTTCCTGTAATGGCCTGAATTGCTCCAGCAGGCATTGCAGGTAACAGGATCAGGCTGGCATGCGGCGGGCATGCAtcgacccccccctccctcccccccaccaccgaGCAAAAGAAAGGGGCTCCTTTGATCTGCACCTCAATCCGACCTAACCTCGGTTACATTTTAGCAGCGTTTGACCATGAGGCATCATCCCAGTTTAAGTTTCAGGTATCATCAAACTAAATCCGGTCACATCCCAAAAAACTGAACTCCATCCAGGAGCTCCGTGCGCTTTGACATGTTGATGGGGAGCGAGGGAAAAGTGCAGCCGTGTTGATGATGTGCTGCAGCCTTATTTGGAAGAAAAAAGATGAGTTTTTGAGCTTCATCTCAGCTCTGCCTCCCAGTGAAAGGACGTTGGCgaagtgatgaagtgaactGATACCTCCACAAGGCCACAGACCATTTTCAGCTGCCgggtgtttgtttgtcttgacCATCGTACACGGAGCTTCACGGCCAGCATCAATGATCTCTGGTCCTCTTAAATCCATTTCCTTCATTACTCCTTTCCCTCTGCCGCCAAGCAACACACGTCAATAAAAAGATGAGGAGCTATAGGATAGAAAGTGACCTGGATTTGGAATCCAGTACAGTATCAGATTTTCCAGGTCACATAGTAATAACAACAGGTGGCTCTAACTTAGCGTTGTTTCGCTAGAGCCACCAGTTTCAGAAACCTACAAAAATTGTGTGTGACGTGTTGATATCACTGAAGCAGTCCTCACTGCCTGAAATAGAAATTCTTTAATTTGATCTCTTCAAAAGTGTTTTGCCGGTGATGTAAACCAAAGAGGAACCATAAACACAAAAAACCTTCACATTAATGAAACACTTTTACCAAATGTCTATATGTCTAAAGGGGAATAATGCGTTTATTCAATTTGATGGATTTGCTGAATACACAGTtcgatttttattttgttttaccgTTATTATCAGGTTCAGACTGAAGACTAAACTCTGAGATACAGAGTTGTTGGATTGTTGTTGGGCTCTTTTGAATATGGACTCTTACctgtgttttccttgtgtttggatttgtgttcattctgagttctgtgttttattttgaagtttgcTTCCTCCTGTGTCTCAAAATCAACTTCCTGTCCATCTTTTGTGTAGAAGTCTCAGTGCTTCCCtttgttttgtcagtttgtcGTTGGTTGTCACTGTCTTGTTTCCAGTGTCATCTTGTTCCTAGTGTTTTCTACATTATTTTCAGTTTAGCCTTCTTTTCTACtttccagtgtttttctgtTATCTGGACTTTGATTTTAGTAAATACGTTTATTAAATTACACGTTTTTTGTTTTGGATATGTTAGGTCCAAATGTTGAGAAGtacaaaaattacaaaatattatTGGAGAAAGTTTTCTCTAGTTAAATGAAAGTCATAGTGAACCTCTGGTCAATTCAACAAAACTGGTTGATTtgaatttttgtaatttttggtCACACTGGTGCAAAGAATGAAAGTCCAGTATTCACTctcttgtgtctctgtttttgatctccaccagctcctcaaGGAATCCGTCTGTTGTCGTGCTCCACTGTGTTCTCCGTGTCTGTCTGCTGTTCGGTGTTGAGCAGGTAGTGAACAGAGCATTTTAGCAGAAAATGAAGCCAAGAGGTGAGAGTGAACCAGAACAGTTCTGTGTTTCTGGGACTGACGGCAAATCATTTTCCATATGAAGAAGCCTTGAGTGTTTCCAGACATAAAGAGTTGCCAGTTTATGaacatttacattaaatgtAAAGCAGTCCTCACTAGTCATTTTGGAGTTAaataatattgtattatattgaAATGTGTCAAGTGGACAAAGGTAAATACACCAGTTATTACCTTTTTATATAATAGAATACACCTTAAAAACATGGATTACATCTTGATATCGTTAAACAAACGCGTCAAACTATGAGCAGcataaagtaaaaacattaagacatttattcaagatatataaaaacacatttacatttagcaAGGTAACGCAGCAGTGACACAGTATCGACTTGACCACTGTCAAATTCTGTCTGTTTTCTCAGTTCaggcagcagcttctcctcagtCTTTGGCCCTCGTGTCCCTCCTCCGGGCCCAGAACAGTTTGATGCTCAGGCTCGGGAGGTCGTACAGCTCCTCCATGTGGAAGCGCTGCTGGAAGCGATCCACAAAGCTGTTCTCCGGGTCCAGGCGGAAACGCATTGCCCAAAGGATCTGTGTGTTGTCCTGGCACAGGTGGTCGAAGGTGTCCATCAGCTCTTCCAGGTACGGGTGGGAGTACACCACGTCGGCCGCCAGGATGTAGTCAAAGCAGTGGATGGCACGGGGGAACCGCTGCTCCACCTCCTTACCCCAGAAGAGCTCAGTGACCTGGAGAAGATTTAGGGTTGAGTAGGTCAGTAATACACCAATGTGTTCTATCCTGATTTATAAAAGTTAGTTTCTTTAAAGGAAAAGTCCACCTCTACgtacttttagatttttttttatatcatccAATTGGCCTTAGTGACACTGTAAAAATATGACAGTAGATTTTACATTatacatctcatctcatctcattttcatccgcttatccggggtcgggtcgcggggggagcagctcaagcagggggccccagacttccctttcccgggccacattgaccaactctgacggggggatcccgaggcgttcccaggccagtgttgagatataatctctccacctagtcctgggtcttccccgaggtctcctccccactggacgtgcctgaaacacctcccaaggaaggcgcccagtgggcatccttaccagatgcccgaaccacctcggGCATGTGTACATACAAAACACAATGCAGGATATATTGCTTATATGTCGGTTTAATAAGAAGTAACTTGTtatatatctgtatttatttcacaaatttatcaaAATAGGAAACATGATAAAAGAAACCCACCAGGGGGACGTATTTGCACCGGCCCTTTGTATTGTGCTGAACGTTGTACCTGAGGTTCCCCAGCACGTCTGGCAGGTCTGTGGATGTCACCTTAGCACCTGAAGAAGAAAGGCAGGGCAGCTGCGCGTTAAGTGAATATTACAGAGACTTAACATTGAAAGATACGTCTAAGGGataaatatggtcactggataGTTTTGTTTCTGTACCTAACAGGCTGGACACGATGGAGACGAGTCCGGTCCCTGCACCCAGTTCAATCACATTTTTGTCCGTCAGGCTGTGTTTGTCCTGGTTGGTCTCTAAGAAATGACACAGCACCATTGCCTGGTTGGGGGACACAAGTTTGTAACCAGGATAGCTTAAAATGAACAGAAGTAGAATATTGGGACATTAAATTCGGGCGTACCGAGGGCCAGAGGACAGCTCCGTAGAGATCAGTGGACTCTTTGATGCGGATCTTCATGTCAGAGAAGACGTACCCCTCCCAGGCCTCCGAGCCAATGAGAGACGGGAGGAAATGCCGAGCCATTATGGTTTTAGCCAGCTCTGCTTCCACAGGATAaaagaatacattttcattttgagcTTTTCAAAAACCAAATTtcacaaatgacaaaaaaaacaaccagtggACATCGTTACATTTTCAGTCTCAATGGTGTGAAGCTATATTTAATATCATTAGCTGCGCTTCCTTTTATGACCAGTATGAATGTATGCGGTGACTAAAAATACCTCCAGAGCAAATACCAGCTGGACTAAAGATACTATTTTGATAGTTTTGTTTTAGAGTTGTACATGTCTgcatatatatacagatacaaatattttgtaGAGTCTGCTGCCATGGATCGATGACAGTTTCGAGTACTGCTGTTTCCCCGTATTTGATACAGATTTTTCTCCTTCCTTGCCACATTATATTAAGAGTgacacagcagaaacacacattgcACAATTActtctagatagatagatatgtaCTAAGTAAATTACTTTTACCTCTGAATTGTCATATTCACCATGTAATCCCAGTAGGCTCCACAGTGCTGTTTGTCAGACctcaatttatttttgcttgattttatcatttataattATTGAAGCTCTGAATTCCCTTGATTGAGGACTGGATCATCAAgtaaagtaagtaagtaaaatttatttatagagcacatttaaatacagcataactgaccaaagtgctgtacaatgacaataaaaggcaaataatacaatataacaatacaaattaacCATAAGTACTAAAAACCAATACAAAGtgcaataacattcaataacattcaataacagGAGGCGAACAGTTAGGGGGAAAGGAAGGCCAGGGAGTAAAAGTGGGTTTTTAGTCAAGGTTGAACATCTTCATCAGAACCAAAAGACAAGACTTTACATGAGACACATGCACAATTATAATTTCCCCAGTTGCCTTGTGCTCTACAAAATTCCGTTACACACTGGTGCAAACATGAAACCAGCTTTGCCTCCTCGTCAGTATTGGCATATGTCTCTGTGATTTTCGCCACCACTGCACGTGACCTCAAAGAGACGCTGAAGTTCTGACAGCTTCCCATCAGGCGGACGAGTGGTTTGTTTTCATATCACATTACCAATAACACAGAATTCTCTGTTCTATAAATGAAACGCATTGAGACTCATGATGCCTCCACTGATCCAGCTGTGTTGCTCTGTAACATTTCGCCAGTGTGTCAGACTCCAGCTATGAGAGCCATCAGGGTGTATGACACACAGTTCCAGTTATGTAAGACGGGTTTAGAGAAGGTCAGGGGAGCCCACAGAGCGACAATGCAGGAGATGAATGAGCTCGGGGTCCTGTCACTTTAAAGCTGTTGTGTTGTATAAATAACTGTTTATATCTGTCATTAACAAGCAGCAACAGTCGTTTATAGGGAATTAATaattcaacacaacaacaaatctttAAGTTCAGACCTTATTCTCATAGGGAGCAGGttttaaggatttgttttgaATAAAACTTTGAGAACAGCATAAATGAATGCAACGGTAATAAAAGTTTGCTTTATTATGTGCATGACTCCAATGTCTTACCTTCTTTAGTCTTGGAGTCCTCTGTGGTCTTAGACTGTTGAGACTCCATGTCTGAAGAAATCGGATCAGGAGGCAGGGACAGAAAACAGATCCAGGCCAactgtttctctccttcttgTCCAAGATGAAGTCCTTTGGATTTAAGTCAAACTGGATCCAGATCTCTAGCAGGCCCTCAACCGTCACCCTCTGGGGTTTTaagttacacacaaatacagtgttTCCAGACTTCTTTTGCAAGGCTCCCCACATTTCTTGCGCTCTCTGGCTCGAACCCCCTTGGTGCAGCTGAGTGACTGACAGCAGCACCTGCTCCACCAGGCTGCTGAGCTGGAGCCtcatggggaggaggaggagtagagtGATTACAAGACGGATATAAAGAAAACTTTAGGGAGGAAGAAAACTAAAGTTAACACAGAATTAATGCAAAACAATGTTTCGATGCAgagctttatatatatatatgtgtgtgttgcaggctgagtgtgtatttgtgtatgcaTAAGTACAATTTGGCTGATATACACCCTGAAAGAAATGTGTGGCCCTGAAGATCACACAACTCACTGTGAACACATTGACAAATGATGAGTCTGAGTCAAACTGAAATCCAGTGTGGAAATATTTAAAAGCATTCAGCTTCAAATAAATTCACATCATATTGTCTTCCTCTAACAGATCTACATCcaaacaggtaaaaaaaatattttagtcacaaacaatttacaaaatacattttccatgatatagaaaaaaactgttcaaattcatatttgttAATGACAGGATgcattttcactttcacatttCCATAAATCAACATCAAATACAATATCACAGGCATCATTACCTCCAACAAGGAGCTTAGGTCTCGTTTGGTTTTTAGTTTCtcagcaagattatgcaaaaactacaagaCAGATTATGATAAAACTAAGTGGAAGGTTGTGGTCGGGAAAAAATCCATCAAATTGGTGCAGATCTGCCCCAGGTGGCAGATTTCGGGGATTTTTcaacattgatttctcagagaatatttCATAAACCTTGACTGATAGTTATGAGGCTGTGcaatttggttcagatccaaTCAAAAATCTGTATctgttgtatttaaatgtggcttcataaggggactgttgggccttggcagaggtatacGCTCTGAGTGCCAATctagttttcagttttttcctcgcattttctttcctcttcccttccctctccctctcgtgTTTTTCACGTTGCGACCTTGTGCGCTGTCTTCAAAGACAGATCGGGCTGTCACCATAGCGACTTCGCCAAAACCATCGCTGTCCTcgccagagctgctgctgctgctcctgaccTTCCGAGGTGGAGGCTTAGTCGACTGAGGGACAGACTTTACTGAGATGGACTCCTGGTTGATGCTGCTCACGTCCTTGAGAGACGTATGAGGAGATTCATCTGTCACCTCTGACCCCAGAAACCCTCCTCCTGCCACGGCTCTCTCcgtttccttctctcctcctcctcctttctttgaATTCTTGCTTGCTTCCTTCCCTCTTTTGGATTTGATTGGGGAAggcatctcctcctcactctcctcctctccttctcccttttccttcctcttcaggCAGGTGACCGCTCTGCGGAGTCGCTGGCTGCGGATCGCTTGTTTCTCTTGTTGCTCCATTCGGAAGAAAGAGTCGATCCGCAGCTGAGtctgaacacaaacagcaagACAAAACATTTAGTAGATAAATTAcgaaattcatatttatgtccCAGGATAAAGGGGCATTGCTTCTTCTGCACCAAAGGAGGAAATATACTGGGTGCGtaacttttaattttaacaatGACCCCCAGAATACGGACAGAGTCTTAAAGATGTATGTTCCGGGACATTAAGCAGAAGTAGTCCCAGGGAACAGATGGTATGGCTCCCAGAGGCCTGATCCAAACATCATGAGGTCTGTCTGGGATCCCAGgcagagacagaagacacagagactAGATAAGTTCTCTAAGATGCATGGGACAATCCCAAGTGTCTTGAGGAACATTGTTCAAGAGACTCAAAAGGCGCACATATTTTAGTTTCActaaattttattttttctcttctgagATTTCTCCGTTACCTGCTGCGTGTTGAGCTGCTTGATCATAGGCTGAAGAGTGTCCTCTGTTTTCCGACTGCTCCAACCAAACCGATTCAGACAGAACGTGCACTGCTGGTTCAGGAAAATTCATACAGTACATTCAAtatcgtgcacacacacatgaaaaagcTCCACCGCTCACGCAGATGGAAAAGGATATTCTTTAATCACGTCGATCTGTGGGCGTCCCCAGCTGAAGGAGCCGTCTGAGTGGTCCACAGCGGGCTGCAGATACGCCTGAGCCACCGCCGGGTTTGGGAACCCAGGTCGCAGTTTTAGATCCCTCAACTTCTTCTTCACCTTTGTGTCCCGCGGGTTAGCCGCCAGGCGCTTTTTCTCCTGAGCCTCTGACCACCACTCACTAGAGGGAGGACACGATAACGGAGTCTTAGCAAATAGATTCAAATATGACATCACTTCATCGAATCTAGATATTGTGCTGTACAAAACATGTGTTAAAACACATTAACTGTTCATTTAAGTCACAGAAGAACTGGAACTTATCGTGGTCATCATATTTGCCTCGATTTGACACACAGTATGAAAAGACTGGAGGTATTAAATGTGAAAGACTTACGAGTTTGGGAACACTTTACTTTCAGTCCCTTTATTATCAGTATACAAATGTTagtaaatgtttattaaagaCAATTAAGCCATTGTAAGCAGATGAAAGAAATTTGTATTGAGTAGAGGAagagtttattgtgtttatatgtttctatgttcattgtatgcaccaattaccagagcaaattcctggtaggtgtaaacctagttggcaataaatactttgtgattctgattttgatttattaaaaatcCTCTGCCCTCTACCGGACCTTGACACGAACACGCACCTGAACTGTTTGAGCGGATCCAACCCCGGTCCTGGGAACTCATTCAGTATCTCCATGCCGGTCACGTACCCGACCCCCGGCACGCCCTCTGTGTAGTCACTTCCTAGCAGGTATGCCAGGTTTATCAGCTTGGTCCGGTCCAGAcctgagagcgagagagagagagagagagagagaaagagaaagagaaagagaaagagaaagagaaagagaaagagagagagagagagagagagagagagagagagagagagacagagacagagagagagagagagagagagagagagagagagagagagtgaggaggagagcgagcTGTGGGCATTCTGTCCTCAATCTGTTGACAGCCTCGTCAGTCAGCACCAGCATTAACACCTGACCCTGATATGTCCTATATTAGCGTATCAGATTCCTGCAGTGATGTTATCTTGACACTATTCAAACACATTACTCTCCCATTTCAACAGGCCACAGAAAAGCTAAATGATCCCATGTGATTGAGAATAACCACTGACATGAATCAaccttttcacatttcaacatttcaagaGATTCTGCAGAAACAATAAGTTGGCAATTGATGGCGAGCACTGACCCAGTTGGTTCTGCAGATCACTGCACTGGTAATGTTCCACGTATTTGCTCTGGCTGAAGAAGTTTTTGTACACGTGCCGCCCTCCGAAAAGCCACACATCAGAGTCGTCCGTGATGGTCCCGTGAGTGTGTTCGGCGCGGTCGAGCTCTGCACACTGAGCCTCGGCCTCCATCGGCGCCACCAGGAAGGGCACGCCGAACAGTCGCAGCAGCTCCTGgtttcaaacaggaaacagtcaCTTCTTGTAAAAAacgaaacaaaaaaacagctcaTCAAAGGAAACAAGTCAAAGAGTTCAGTTTGTCTATTTGTTAATTTTTAGGTTATagtaaaaaaaatcctcagCCAAGTTGGTTGCATTTTTCACCCCTGTATGTTGATTTTCATACACAAATCCACTTAATGGAATTCCACGAACCTTGGTGGAAGGATAAAATATTTGTAATGAAAGAACccatttcttttttgtgtggATCTAGACAAAGGAATGGATCAAGCGTTTCTATAGACATTGCAAGACAgggctttttattttgaaattttctccaatttcccagggaatagtTCAGGGaccttgttaaaaaaaaagatcggGCACATTTAAGGAATGGATATATATGAGTGTAGCTTAATTGCATTTAGAAGGACTGATGGTCCTTGTCAGAGACATGTGGAGCCTTTTCTTTTACACATTGTTCTGATTTCCAGATGTTTTttagcatttaaaaaatacGAAACATTTCCTCTCATCAGGCATCGGAAATGACGTCGCCTGAAGTCAGCTAAGAAATCCCGCTGCTCTTAACAGCTTAACATTGAAAACTCATGGTTTGTTATAAATATCAGGTTTCTTATTAGTGGTAATTTTATGAGGGAGAAAATACTGACAGCCTCTGAAATTcaagtgtgtgggtgagtgacacacacagacagcacagTATGTGAGGTAAAACTGTATGTGAAGTAATGCGTGAGGGCTCTGGGAATGTTTGGCAGAGGCCCCATAAAGAAATGTATCCCCCGGTTGGTCCCACACCTGCTCTGGGTTGTCTTTTCTCAGTGCAGTGACAGAATGTATTCATGACAAGTTCAGTTTTGTGttacaataataatactgtTTACTTTAGGATGGATGTATAAGTCGGTGTGTGTTGGTCAAAACTGATCTTGTCTGTGGTTCACCTGGCTCTCCAGGTACATCTGTCCGGTGACCGTGTTCGCcatcctctcctgctgctgtttctgctcCCTCAGGCTGCTctgctccacctgcagagaGCTCTCCAGAGCCTCCAGCTcatcctgcaacacaacacacaacacacaacacacacacataaatctgATGAGCAGCAGGAAACACTTCAAACACATCCCTTAAAATCCATAAGCAGCTTCTATACATCAGCTGATAATAACAAGAATGTGTGGGTCAGATATTTAAGACGGCAACTGACAATTCTTGTTTGCAGAGTCTCTGTTTATGAATATGACAGAAATACCAACCATATCCAAGTGATCCCATGCGTTGACGGCTGCATTTGAGCtggcctctttttctttctcctcatcttcttcatcctgtctctgtttgtcctcGTCTGAACTCCCCTCTGGTTCTTCTTTCTTCTTGGTCTCATCTTCATTGACATCAGCCGGATGCTCCATCTCTCCAATTTCCAGGATTgaatcatcttcatcctcctctttaaaTTCTTCTTCTGAGACCTCCATGAAGCTGTCtgacaaaacacagagcacagcactttaaaaaaaatcgacTTCTCTAAGTAATGATGAACGAGTCTGATTTTACTGATTCTTACCTTCTGACTCGCTCTCCTCGCCTCCCTGTGACTTCACATCAtcttcatccctctcctccagaGTCTCAGCGGACACGGTTCTTCTCTGCTCTGACAGGACAGGCGGAGTCTCTGCACTCTGA comes from Platichthys flesus chromosome 1, fPlaFle2.1, whole genome shotgun sequence and encodes:
- the LOC133940112 gene encoding protein-lysine methyltransferase METTL21C yields the protein MEALSTYFLEETFCMRSRDEEEDGDEEEEGEEGFEIRDQLRVSDEGNGADDEERDNQESYDEETESERRDTEEEEEEEEEEEEEEEEEEEEEEEEEDEDDCDEEMEMIIVVIEEKDQPKRGDSNCSNTASDEDISGQMLEKQTAAQRFKPPAWTPSVICSLGKDIYHYAGEDIVIYESIDSFGAVMWPAALALCSFLDNNREEVNLQGKEVLELGAGTGLVTIVATLLGAVVTVTDLPDVLGNLRANVMRNTRGRCRHLPKVEVLSWSYDLEPTYPTSLYRYDYVLAADVVYHHDFLSELLATMKHFCRPGTKVIWANRVRMESDLAFTENFKNTFHTSLVAEDGDMKIFMATCRKGETEEEWLDP
- the mettl21e gene encoding methyltransferase like 21e isoform X2, whose amino-acid sequence is MESQQSKTTEDSKTKEELAKTIMARHFLPSLIGSEAWEGYVFSDMKIRIKESTDLYGAVLWPSAMVLCHFLETNQDKHSLTDKNVIELGAGTGLVSIVSSLLGAKVTSTDLPDVLGNLRYNVQHNTKGRCKYVPLVTELFWGKEVEQRFPRAIHCFDYILAADVVYSHPYLEELMDTFDHLCQDNTQILWAMRFRLDPENSFVDRFQQRFHMEELYDLPSLSIKLFWARRRDTRAKD
- the mettl21e gene encoding methyltransferase like 21e isoform X1, coding for MESQQSKTTEDSKTKEAELAKTIMARHFLPSLIGSEAWEGYVFSDMKIRIKESTDLYGAVLWPSAMVLCHFLETNQDKHSLTDKNVIELGAGTGLVSIVSSLLGAKVTSTDLPDVLGNLRYNVQHNTKGRCKYVPLVTELFWGKEVEQRFPRAIHCFDYILAADVVYSHPYLEELMDTFDHLCQDNTQILWAMRFRLDPENSFVDRFQQRFHMEELYDLPSLSIKLFWARRRDTRAKD